Proteins from a genomic interval of Crassostrea angulata isolate pt1a10 chromosome 7, ASM2561291v2, whole genome shotgun sequence:
- the LOC128191689 gene encoding uncharacterized protein LOC128191689 has translation MVEVFKKPPMAAFKRPRNLKDMVKQYVGETGDLRRRINNHRSTIKTKKIKEPVGEHFNLDDHKWEDMMVLVIDHNPNWTDAERKNKEKFWMHRLKSFRPDGINKLSDFTKMNIN, from the exons ATGGTTGAGGTTTTCAAAAAACCCCCGATGGCAGCTTTCAAGCGCCCTAGAAACCTTAAGGACATGGTG aaacAATACGTAGGGGAAACAGGAGACCTCCGCAGGCGCATCAATAATCATCGTTCCACcatcaaaactaagaaaattaaagaacccgtcggggaacattttaatttagatgatcacaaatgggaggacatgatggttttggtcattgatcacaaccctaactggacagatgcggagagaaaaaataaagaaaaattttggatgcatagactgaagtcattccgccctgacggcattaacaaattaagtgacttcaccaaaatgaacatcaactaa